A genome region from Anastrepha ludens isolate Willacy chromosome 3, idAnaLude1.1, whole genome shotgun sequence includes the following:
- the LOC128858367 gene encoding uncharacterized protein CG5902 has protein sequence MSNNYQHHNNYRGSGTSHMNGVRPHHLQNGDCGDDGDSYRRGGGPTRLTNGYSVKPLDNVAVPDMCIFCFEVLDCELNNLEGPGTPKFTNDAYPLFVTWKTGRDKRLRGCIGTFSSMHLHNGLREYALTSALKDSRFAPIAREELPKLTVSVSILQNFEEAHGYLDWTLGIHGIRIEFLNERGCKRTATYLPQVATEQGWDQTQTIDSLLRKGGYRAAITPETRKSIKLTRYRSQEIQMNYKEYREMLERRAHYGKVLC, from the exons ATGTCAAATAACTACCAGCACCATAACAATTACCGTGGCTCAGGCACGTCACATATGAACGGTGTACGGCCGCATCACTTGCAGAACGGTGATTGTGGGGACGATGGTGACAGCTATCGCCGCGGTGGTGGCCCTACTCGACTCACAAATGGCTACAGTGTAAAACCATTGGACAATGTAGCGGTGCCTGATATGTGTATATTTTGTTTCGAGGTACTAGACTGCGAGCTTAACAATTTAGAAGGTCCTGGTACACCTAAATTCACAAATGATGCTTA tccATTATTTGTGACTTGGAAAACAGGGCGTGACAAACGGTTACGTGGATGTATTGGCACCTTCAGCTCCATGCACTTGCACAATGGACTGCGCGAATATGCGCTAACGAGCGCTTTAAAAGATTCGCGTTTTGCGCCCATAGCTAGAGAGGAGCTACCCAAATTGACAGTATCTGTGTCGATTTTGCAGAATTTTGAAGAAGCTCACGGGTACTTGGATTGGACATTAGGCATACATGGTATAcgcattgaatttttgaatgaaCGTGGGTGCAAAAGGACTGCTACTTATTTGCCACAAGTGGCAACCGAACAAG GTTGGGACCAAACCCAAACTATTGACTCGCTACTCAGGAAGGGGGGCTATCGTGCAGCAATCACCCCAGAAACTCGAAAATCAATCAAATTGACTCGTTATCGTTCGCAAGAAATTCAAATGAATTATAAGGAGTATCGGGAAATGTTGGAACGTCGGGCGCATTATGGGAAAGTGTTGTGCTAA